The window acacgaaataagtttctatgagttcgtaTCGATCTCGTGATCTTACTAATGAgcccaaacataatttttaatcaatacacggatgttaataaaattttgcaacaagaataaaatatttataacttgttcggggtaaaaaatttataatcatcagtatatttgttaaaaattatgtttgacccATTTAATGAGATCAGGAGAAAGATATGAACCCAAAGAAATttatttcgtgtcattccgagatcgctagggtcatcttccaatttttaaaagtttaacctAAGAAACAGATTTTAGGGACGAActtggaaattcgtcccaaatcagggacgaacttggaaattcgtcccaaatcagggacgaacttctgagttcgtccctgatttgggacgaatttcaagtttgtcgcaaaatttatttttttctaaaatcaaaataaatgcgtataaaatacAGAAGATGGGTCTAGAGAGCTCAGAATCACATGAAACAAattcctatgggttcgtatcgatctcctgatcacaatgatggcctcaaataactaataaaattttttaatcgtaataataattagatggactctataaaccttaagacttggtgaaaaagagttagagtttgaaaataattAGGTGATTTTGATATTCATAAatcactcacctaaatatattgtgtgaaaaaaatatttgaggtcatcattgTAATCATGAgttcgatacgaacccatagaaatttgtttcatgtgattccgagctctctaggtccatcttccgtattttatacacatttattttgatttttgaaaaaattaacttttgcgacaaacttgaaattcgtcccaaatcagggacgaactcagaagttcgtccctaatttgggacgaatttcaagtttgtcgcaaaaatctgtttttttaggttaaactttaaaaaattggaagatgaccttagagaactcggaatgacacgaaacaagtttttatgaattCGTATCGAACTCGTGATCTTTCTAATGTgcccaaacataatttttaatcaatacactgatgttaataaaattttgcaacaagaatcaaatatttattacttgttcggggtaaaaaatttataatcgttagtatatttgttaaaaattatgtttgaccccATTAATGAGATCAGGAGAAAGATATGAACCCAAAGAaatttgtttcgtgtcattccgagatcgctagggccatcttccaatttttaaaagtttaacctAAGAAACAGATTTTAGGGACGAActtggaaattcgtcccaaattagggacgaatttctgagttcgtccctgatttgggacgaatttcaagcTTGtcgcaaaaattatttttttcaaaaatcaaaataaatgcgtataaaatacgGAAGATGGGCTTAGATAGctcggaatcacatgaaacaagtttctatgtgttcgtatcgatCTTTTGATCACAATGATGGCCTCAAATaactaataaaaatttttaatcgtaataataattagatggactctataaaccttaagacttggtgaaaaagagttagagtttgaaaatgattaggtggttttgatatccataaatcactcacctaaatatattgtgtgaaaaaaatatttgaggccatcattgtaatcaggagatcgatacgaacctaTAGAAATTTGTTTTATGTGATTCTgtgctctctaggtccatcttccatattttatacgcatttattttgatttttgaaaaaattaacttttgcgacaaacttgaaattcgtcccaaatcagggacgaactcagaagttcgtccctgatttgggacgaatttcaagtttgtcgcaaaaatatgttttttaggttaatcttttaaaaattggaagatgaccctagagaactcggaatgacaCAAAACAAATTTCTATAAGTTCGTATCGATTTCGTAATCTTACTAATGGgcccaaacataatttttaatcaatacattgatgttaataaatttttgcaacaaaaatcaaatatttattactcgttcggggtaaaaaatttataatcgtcagtatatttgtttaaaattatgtTTGACCCCATTAATGAGATCAACAAAAAATATGAACCCAAAGAaatttgtttcgtgtcattccgagatcgctagggtcatcttccaatttttaaaagtttaacttAAGAAATAGATTTTAGGGACGAActtggaaattcgtcccaaattagggacgaatttctgagttcgtccctgatttgggacgaatttcaagtttgtcgcaaaaattaattttttcaaaaatcaaaataaatgcgtataaaatataaaaaatgggcctagagagctcggaatcacatgcaacaagttcctatgggttcgtatcgatctcctgatcacaatgatggcctcaaataactaataaaattttttaatcgtaataataattagatggactctataaaccttaagacttggtgaaaaagagttagagtttgaaaatgattaggTGGTTTTGATATTCATAAATCACTCACTtaaatatattgtgtgaaaaaaatatttaatgtcATCATTGTGATCAGGAGATTGATACGAAcaaatagaaacttgtttcatgtgattccgagatctctaggtccatcttccgtattttatacacatttattttgatttttgaaaaaaaattaacttttgcgacaaacttgaaattcgtccctaatttgggacgaatttcaagtttgtcgcaaaaatttatttatttaagttaaacttttagaaattggaagatgaccctaaagaactcggaatgacacgaaataagtttctatgagttcgtaTCGATCTCGTGATCTTATTAATGGAGCCAAATATAAGTTTTAATCAATACACTGATGTTAATAAATTTTtgcaacaagaattaaatatttattactcgttcggggtaaaaaatttataatcgtCAGTATATTTGTTAAAATTTATGTTTGACTCCATTAATGAGATCAGGAGAAAGATACGAATCTAAAGAAATtcgtttcgtgtcattccgagatcgctagggccatcttccaatttttaaaagtttaacctAAAAAATGGATTTTAGGGAAGAActtggaaattcgtcccaaattagggacgaatttttgagttcgtccctgatttgggacgaatttcaagtttgtcgcaaaaattaattttttcaaaaatcaaaataaatgtgtataaaatacggaagatgggcttagagagctcagaatcacatgaaacaagtttctatgggttcgtatcgatctcctgatcacaatgatggactgaaataactaataaaattttttaatcgtaATAATAATTAGATGGACTCTATAAACTTTAAGACTTggtgaaaaagagttagagtttgaaaatgattaggtggttttgatatccataaatcactcacctaaatatattgtgtaaaaaaaatatttgaggtcatcattgtaatcaggagatcgatacgaacccataaagacttgtttcatgtgattccgagctctctaggtccatcttccgtattttatacgtatttattttgatttttgaaaaaattaacttttgcgacaaacttgaaattcgtcccaaatcagggacgaactcagaagttcgtccctgatttgggacgaatttcaagtttgtcgcaaaaatatgttttttaggttaatcttttaaaaattggaagataactctagagagctcggaatgacacgaaacaagtttctatgggttcgtatcattgtcctgatatTACTAGTGGACTCAAATAAAATTTTTCACCAATACACAtatgtttataatttttattctttgaactagtaataaatattaaaatcttgttCTAAAAATTTATAACATCGGTGTattagttaaaatttttttttgagccCTCTAGTAatatcaggacaatgatacgtacccatagaaacttgtttcgtatcATTCGGAACTCTCTAGGatcatcttttaattttttaaagtatcacataaaaaaataaaaaattaaatttgggacaaattttagaattcattcctaatttgggacgaactagggagttcgtcccaaatttgggacgaattgtTAAGTTCgtcacaaaatttaaaattctcaaaaatcaaaataaatgcgtcgCAATATTTCCCGATCGCTACTACTCTGCCCTAATTCTTTTTCTCCTCTTCTCCATCAACTTGTTGGCGGCGGCAGCGCAACCATCTGCATCCTTTTCCGGTCGCGATCTCCAGCAGGTAAAGTGCATTTCTTCCCCTCTCTTTTTTCCCAAGCTTACTAGGGCGTAAGGCGGCGGCCGCTACTGGGTCGCGCCGGCTTTTCTTGCACGGCACGCGTGGGTTGTCGGAGTAATGCCTTGCTGGCCCTCTGCCGACCATTAAAGGCATCTTCTGGCCTCCTATATGCCGCTATCGGGCCTCGATGGCCGCTGGTGGCCTTGGCGACGAAAGAAGAAGGAGGCCTACCAGGAAGTCGTCAAGCAAGAGAATCGAGAGAAAGAAGCAATGAAGCTACTGGAAAAAGAGCAGATGCAGAAGACCGCCATGGAGTTGCTGGAACAATATTTGCAGTTTCAACAGGTGAATAAATTAGTTTAACATAACATTCAGTCTTTTTATCAACCAAACCCATACTGTTCTTATTGTGGTTCGATTATCTAAACAGGAAGTTGAAAAAGAGGGCAAGAAAGTAAGGTAATGTATAGATCAAATTTTGGTTTCCAAACTGATGCAGTATATCTTTGGTTTAGGAAAGAGAAGGATGCTTTGAAGCAAAACATCCGATGTCAGCTTTCTTCTTGTTCTCGAAAGAACGCCGTGAAGCTCTGCTACAAGAGAAGAAAACCATCCTTGAGGTATGAAGTTTAGAAAACCCAATATGTTGCTGGAATTCTTAGGTGGCTTATTGTTAATACTATGGCGCGTGCCTACCTCAGATCTCAAAGATAGCAGGAGAGGAGTGGAAGAACATGGCAGAAGAGCAGAAAGCTCCCTATGAGGAGGAGCAAAATGGAATATTTTCGTGTGCATCTTcaatttgaataatttttatgttTCTCTCTGTTCTCAAGCATATGTCAAATTTCTCAGATTGCTAAGATTCTGAAGGAAAATTACAACCAAGAAATTAAACTTTATAAGCAAAAGAAGATTGAGGTATGAAACTGAGATTGAGCTTAAAAGTGAATTGatgtttaaaaaaaatgctaATTCAGTGTGTGTGAATCAGGAAGCTACTACtttagagaaggaagaggaggagcacATCAAAATCCGGAAGAAAGAAGCCCTTCAGCTGcttaagaagaaggagaaaacagATAACATGATCAAGGTTAGTTGGTTTCTGTCATTTGCattatttgcattttttttttgttgttgttgaatttcaCAATTCTATTGGGAAGCGATCATATCAATATTTGAAATAGGATGCATGTAAATGTTAAATACAGATATCATTAATACGTTTGATACATCTTTTTAGTTATAAATGTTACTTCTTTTTAGTTATAAATGTTACTTATTGTTTGTTTGTAATTTGACGCAGGAAAAGAAGCACGGAAGGCGATCGAAGCTCCTGAGACGTGACgatatgtattttattttcctttggaTGCcttgttacatttgttgtttggaTTATGATAGAACTTTCATGTTTGGATATTATGATTTGTTGAACttgtttggattttggttatttgtatatatgaatatgatgtgCTAGTTTTGGGATGATTTGTTTGGATATAAGATATATGGATGTGTTGGATATGATGTGTTTAGTTTTGGGATGATTTTTTTGGATGTTAGATATGGATGTATTGGATATAATTTGTTGAAGATATTGTAAGTGTAATATGTAAACAGGATAACAGAAAAATCAAGAAacattttggattttttttttcttttaggaCAAATTTTGCGACAAATCAATTTTTGTCGCAAATTTATATTatgaattcatcccaaaattcgtcccagatttgggacaaaaattatttttttgttgcaaattaaagaaataacttTTGCGATGAATCACGTTCGTTCCAAAATTCGTCGCAGATTTATGACAAAATTTAGCTTTTCATCGTAAATTAGGAACAACTTTTGGGACAAATCTAGATTCGTCGCAAATTTGTAAAGTCATGGTTAAAGGGACATTTTTTTGGGACAAATCTAAATTTGTCGCAAATCTGCGACGAATtcagattcgttgcaaatttgtgacgaatccagattcgttgcaaatttgcaacgaattcagattcgttgcaaatttgcaacgaattcagATTCGTTGCAGATTTGCAACGAATCCTTGTTTTTGTCGCAAATTTATGCAGAAAATTGGATTTTTTGGCCGGTATTTATTTGTAATTATGTAACGTTTTTTGCCACGAaaaattttcgttgcaaatttgggacgaaaatatttGTTTGTCGCAgatataaaattatgaaatttgcaacgaattaatgttcgttgcagatttgcaacgaattctgcgacgaaaattgaaatttgtcgcaaaaatttccaacgaaaattaTGTGTTTGTCGCCAAAATTTCGCAACGCTATTTTTGGGACGAAtataaattcgtcccaaaattcgtcgcaaaatattttgcaacgaatttttttaagaaattcgtcccaaaatttgtcccTAAAAAgcaatttttttgtagtgtattaatgataaatcgaaatcagttttgaaaaatacctccattctctttttccagctcgcgaactccccctctAATTTTGGTAGGTAGATGCTTGGTTCGGCCATCGTCTTTGcatcgatcgacggttagtcctcctgaaacgtcctgactctgataccacttgttggacccctGTTGGCTGGCTAGAAGAGGTGGTTGAATatccctgcacaaattaaaaagTAAACGAATCCTTCTCGAACAATTTACTTAAATAACGAACACTtgcaaaaataattaaatgaataataaaGAAAGAGACTctggaatttttacttggttacaaccggggaggatgttaatccaaggaaatgaatcgtGCTACTTTCTCCTTCagacagagaagcctctttacaacaatttaCGTACAAAAATGAAAAAGCTAAACAAAGTAGAAAGCGTGTATAAGTGTTGCTCAGTAATTCTTGTTGTTGTTAAGCTTCTAGACCAAttctgtatttatagccttgatcgggccacctagaagggttccaggcgtctggaggggttccaggcgcctggagggggataaaattttatctccttcataacggatcacggtcaaacgtGATTTGAATATAATCACGTTCCGAGTGCTCGGAATCGCTCCGGGCTCCCGGGCCCTTAAAGTTAatatggttgactttttcggtcagGACCCTCTACTCcgatgctgctcgcctcggtccgagtcttccgtttcggctccgctcgcttgggcgaTTTTGgctaaccgaaataaggctcaccctaACCCAATTTCGGTCTTCTcgtcgagcaggcttccactccggcttctcgtccctcgaatgtcgtgtacgttcttctcgtccatcgatgtactcttccgcggcacctcgtctctcagacgcactgagcccatcggctctctcttgtgtcatccttctcgctagtcgcgtcttccgctcgacttcatgtgctcataagctcctgcatacttagacacagggatcaaaaatcaacaagacctaacttaacttgtttgatcacatcaaaataaccttggggttccaacaagggGGACCGGCGGTGAAATCTTGGTGAACCTGGTCGGCGAGGATTCGATTTGAGATGGTGACAATCTTAGGTGTTGTGGGTCGGTGAGCAATGATAACTGCAAAACACCGGGGGCCATGGTCGGGACTCGGTGGGTCTTGCTCGCTCAGCCTTCACATGTTGGACTGCATGGGTTTGGGGCTCTTGTTATTGTTGTCCTATGCCCGCTCAGGGGCCCTTGGTTGGCTAGTGTGTATGGGCCGCTCGATGCTTTGGGACAACAGTTGGCTCGGGAATTGCTTCCTTCTCTTGAGCAGCTTAGGCCTCCTCAATGTTGATGTATTTTGTGGTCTGCTTAAGTAGGTAATCAAAGTCTctcgtgttagctagagccctagagccaatcatttgatgattgtatattggacttattgtatcatattctttatataaataaaggaatttggtttttggttattatacttacttgtattggtgccaaataaactaagtataataacgtccttgagtagacggttctcacctatatcaatcggttagttgaaccgatagtgagatgatatagggaacactactcttaatcattcctagtcgagtattaacattcagggacaatgttaatgcaataagactagcatgtaggtcaacttgatgacttgatctcacaagtcatggatatagagatatcaagttgacacatgggtatgcattggagaatgtatactgaatgacccgccatgagaaaatatcatggatcgttatatgagtgtcatatactttctcatatggctattagtatgactactagtccttagacctgaagtcaccatggatccctacataagaagttatgtactttggtttcgtcaaacgtcacccgtaactaggtggactataaaggcgattactgggtatgtaacaaattatgcagagggatgtgagtgatgtagatgggatctatccctcctatatgactggagagaaatcgatattcttgatagagtgagaccacgaagtgcatgaccatgcccaaatgagtcaatataggatattgagctcatttgattgagtgagtctacttggagttcaagatttagattgattagaggatgacacggtctatgcctcacattgatcaatctagatgtctaggatagaaggacacttgtcatat is drawn from Zingiber officinale cultivar Zhangliang chromosome 1B, Zo_v1.1, whole genome shotgun sequence and contains these coding sequences:
- the LOC122053595 gene encoding high mobility group B protein 6-like isoform X1; the encoded protein is MPLSGLDGRWWPWRRKKKEAYQEVVKQENREKEAMKLLEKEQMQKTAMELLEQYLQFQQEVEKEGKKEREGCFEAKHPMSAFFLFSKERREALLQEKKTILEISKIAGEEWKNMAEEQKAPYEEEQNGIFSCASSI
- the LOC122053595 gene encoding high mobility group B protein 6-like isoform X2, which gives rise to MPLSGLDGRWWPWRRKKKEAYQEVVKQENREKEAMKLLEKEQMQKTAMELLEQYLQFQQEVEKEGKKEREGCFEAKHPMSAFFLFSKERREALLQEKKTILEISKIAGEEWKNMAEEQKAPYEEEQNGIFSLLRF
- the LOC122053595 gene encoding high mobility group B protein 6-like isoform X3, whose protein sequence is MPLSGLDGRWWPWRRKKKEAYQEVVKQENREKEAMKLLEKEQMQKTAMELLEQYLQFQQEVEKEGKKVRKEKDALKQNIRCQLSSCSRKNAVKLCYKRRKPSLRSQR